One Rosa chinensis cultivar Old Blush chromosome 3, RchiOBHm-V2, whole genome shotgun sequence DNA window includes the following coding sequences:
- the LOC112192919 gene encoding LOW QUALITY PROTEIN: charged multivesicular body protein 7 (The sequence of the model RefSeq protein was modified relative to this genomic sequence to represent the inferred CDS: inserted 1 base in 1 codon), producing the protein MEESEKVREWIRKEVQDWDDELVCRARFKAFSGQRSDWEPIYLFWRNLILTIARQLGLFIIRPSHLKTHWFNRGGLTPLCLDDVLFVMYNEGEIVPTVDVADPTSGRLSQIFRRVTSSVLGLASSTPTPQLLVSHERLVLTPLLKDKAVQIVEGLSECHWNSWCIVTMKRFRDLCGGPFEGSAILSHLSAQGKARYLSLPNRGDLFEGVKVSISASSVPSVSSLDRDVLHLNWTRERLQQQLDVIDRRCETLRKSALACLHSGNKKVALRHARELKLANESREKCANFLNRVVEVLDFIANAELTKKVSEAIQIGAKAIKENRISMEEVEDSLQEIEESIDTLKQLENVIESTPXYSVTDDEENIEEEFKKLELDIGLENHHEPIQETEINNAVETDISESAEALIDSLSNLKLVDGGQARIPAVHSTASTARNNKTKGPELATA; encoded by the exons atggaagagagcGAGAAAGTGAGAGAGTGGATCAGGAAGGAAGTTCAAGATTGGGATGACGAATTGGTTTGCAGAGCCCGATTCAAAGCCTTCAGTGGCCAACGATCCGATTGGGAACCCATTTACCTCTTCTGGAGAAACTTGATTCTCACCATCGCTCGGCAATTAGGCCTCTTCATCATCCGACCCTCTCACCTAAAGACCCATTGGTTCAATCGAGGAGGACTCACTCCCTTATGCCTCGACGACGTTTTG TTTGTGATGTACAATGAAGGTGAAATTGTGCCCACTGTGGATGTTGCGGACCCCACTTCGGGTCGTCTCTCCCAGATTTTCAGAAGAGTCACCAGCTCCGTGCTTGGCCTTGCTTCATCAACCCCAACTCCTCAGCTTCTTGTGTCCCATGAGCGTCTCGTTCTTACCCCACTTCTCAAG GATAAAGCTGTTCAAATTGTGGAAGGTTTGTCGGAATGCCATTGGAATTCTTGGTGCATTGTCACCATGAAGAGGTTCCGGGACTTGTGTGGAGGACCCTTTGAAGGTTCTGCAATCTTGTCTCACTTGTCTGCGCAAGGCAAGGCGCGGTATCTCTCACTTCCCAACAGGGGAGACTTATTCGAG ggtgtgaaagtttccatttcagCATCTTCTGTTCCTAGTGTTTCAAGTTTAGATCGTGATGTTTTGCACTTGAATTGGACGAGAGAGAGACTTCAACAACAACTTGATGTAATTGACCGCCGCTGTGAAAC GTTAAGAAAATCAGCATTAGCTTGTTTGCATTCCGGAAACAAGAAAGTGGCTCTGCGGCATGCAAGGGAGTTGAAGTTGGCGAATGAGAGTAGAGAAAAATGTGCAAACTTCTTGAACAGAGTGGTGGAAGTGCTTGATTTTATCGCAAATGCTGAATTGACAAAGAAG GTTTCTGAAGCCATCCAAATTGGAGCTAAAGCTATAAAGGAAAATAGGATTAGTATGGAAGAAGTCGAAGATAGCCTACAAGAAATTGAGGAGAGCATTGATACATTAAAGCAATTAGAAAATGTTATAG AATCAACCC TGTACTCAGTTACGGATGATGAAGAAAATATCGAAGAGGAGTTCAAGAAACTAGAACTGGATATTGGACTTGAAAACCATCACGAACCAATCCAGGAAACCGAGATTAATAATGCAGTAGAAACAGACATTTCAGAATCTGCTGAAGCGTTGATAGATTCTTTATCAAATCTCAAGCTCGTGGATGGTGGTCAAGCAAGGATACCAGCAGTTCACAGCACTGCCTCGACAGcaagaaacaacaaaacaaaaggtCCTGAGCTAGCAACTGCCTAA